In Oryza sativa Japonica Group chromosome 3, ASM3414082v1, one DNA window encodes the following:
- the LOC4334385 gene encoding probable inactive leucine-rich repeat receptor-like protein kinase At3g03770 isoform X1, whose protein sequence is MRASPMAGASHHLVVFLAALLALLPGSSQLQYSQTWTLFKIQQMLNHPPVLSHWRRTTDFCGGGGTAAPSAAVVCYGDTVTQLHIAGVRGAPPLPMNFSIGALVMALSRLPDLKVLTLSGLGLWGPLPDKIGRLAALEIVNMSGNYLYGGVPGGLSQLTGLQTLILDDNLLAGELPAWIGELPQLAVLSLRNNSLGGAVPASVGRMESLRSLVLASNNLTGNLPDMSGLTNLQVIDVGDNWLGPAFPALGRKVVTVVLSRNRFTGGLPGEITSFYLLERLDVSWNRFVGPFMPALLSLPAIRYLNVAGNRFTGVLSDKVACGDNLQFVDLSSNLLTGSEPACLRPDKKPATVVLVNANCLEATGGDASQHPSPFCQNQALAVGITHGGKVRKKLTHHAGFLAGIAMAALAAASAIAVVAVVAVRRKNKKGVMVRPPAMLGEDNSSSTSGYPSKMFADARYISQTVKLGALGIPPYRTFSLVELEAATDNFENSLLLGQDSFGEMYRGRLGNGTLVAIRSLKVKRNQSSLSFSRHIETISRLRHRNLVSALGHCFEYDLDDSTVTQLYLVFEYVQNGNLRSRISQGTEGRKLTWAQRISAAIGIANGIQFLHAGMMPGLFGNNLKINNILLDQNHVAKISSYNIPILGEAMKSEKGGPGGKHHTESPLLNDKTDIFDFGVILLEIVSGKPITSLYEVEIMKELMLWAVADEDLVRRRSFADQEVSKGCSDESLRTIMQICLRCLAKEAVQRPSIEDVLWNLQFAAQVQDDWEGDNRSSDGSMVSSSSRITKSSRFQNEQTRSGREKECEDSSARGSVWLQAATEDGNFETGRRQAEDERY, encoded by the exons ATGAGAGCTTCTCCAATGGCGGGTGCAAGCCATCACCTGGTCGTCTTCTTGGCAGCGCTGCTCGCGTTGCTCCCGGGAAGCTCGCAGCTGCAGTACTCGCAGACATGGACGCTGTTCAAGATCCAGCAGATGCTGAACCACCCGCCGGTGCTGAGCCACTGGCGCCGGACCACCGacttctgcggcggcggcggcacggcggcgccgtcggcggccgTGGTGTGCTACGGCGACACGGTGACGCAGCTGCACATCGCCGGCgtccgcggcgcgccgccgctcccgatgAACTTCTCCATCGGCGCGCTCGTCATGGCGCTGTCGAGGCTCCCCGACCTCAAGGTGCTCACGCTGTCCGGGCTCGGGCTCTGGGGCCCCCTGCCGGACAAGatcggccgcctcgccgcgctggAGATCGTCAACATGAGCGGCAACTACCTCTACGGCGGCGTCCCCGGCGGGCTGTCCCAGCTCACCGGCCTCCAGACGCTGATCCTCGACGACAACctgctcgccggcgagctcccggcGTGGATCGGCGAGCTGCCGCAGCTGGCCGTGCTGAGCCTGCGGAACAACTCGCTGGGCGGCGCCGTGCCGGCGTCCGTGGGTCGCATGGAGTCGCTGAGGTCGCTGGTGCTCGCGTCGAACAACCTGACGGGGAACCTGCCGGACATGAGCGGCCTCACCAACCTCCAGGTGATCGACGTCGGCGACAACTGGCTCGGCCCGGCGTTCCCGGCGCTGGGGCGGAAGGTGGTCACGGTGGTGCTCAGCCGGAACAGGTTCACCGGCGGCCTCCCCGGCGAGATCACCTCCTTCTACCTGCTCGAGCGGCTCGACGTGTCGTGGAACCGCTTCGTCGGCCCGTTCATGCCGGCGCTGCTGTCCCTGCCGGCCATCCGCTACCTCAACGTCGCCGGCAACAGGTTCACCGGCGTGCTCTCCGACAAGGTTGCCTGCGGCGACAATCTCCAGTTCGTCGACCTGTCCTCCAACCTCCTCACCGGCAGCGAGCCGGCCTGCCTGAGGCCGGACAAGAagccggcgacggtggtgctCGTCAATGCCAATTGCCTcgaggccaccggcggcgacgcgtcGCAGCACCCGTCGCCGTTCTGCCAGAACCAAGCCTTGGCCGTGGGGATAACTCACGGCGGCAAGGTGAGGAAGAAGCTCACACATCACGCCGGCTTCCTCGCCGGCATTGCAATGGCggctctcgccgccgcgtcggccatcgccgtcgtcgccgtcgtcgccgtgaggaggaagaacaagaaAGGCGTAATGGTGAGGCCACCGGCGATGTTGGGAGAAGACAATTCTTCAAGCACGAGTGGCTACCCATCCAAGATGTTCGCCGATGCAC GCTACATATCACAGACAGTGAAGCTGGGAGCTCTGGGAATTCCACCATACAGAACATTTTCTTTGGTTGAGCTTGAAGCTGCCACTGACAACTTTGAGAACTCTTTGCTACTGGGGCAAGATTCTTTCGGCGAG ATGTACAGGGGGAGACTAGGCAATGGCACACTAGTGGCCATCAGGAGCCTGAAGGTTAAGAGGAATCAGTCTTCCCTAAGCTTCAGTCGCCACATTGAAACAATTTCTAGGCTCAGACACCGGAACTTGGTCAGCGCTCTCGGGCACTGCTTCGAGTATGATCTTGATGATTCTACTGTCACTCAGCTGTACCTCGTGTTCGAATACGTGCAAAACGGGAACCTACGGAGCAGGATTTCGC AAGGAACTGAAGGAAGGAAGCTTACATgggcacagagaatatcagctgcCATCGGCATCGCCAACGGCATTCAGTTCTTGCATGCTGGGATGATGCCTGGCCTGTTTGGAAACAATCTGAAGATCAACAACATTCTTCTCGATCAGAATCATGTCGCGAAGATCAGCAGCTACAATATCCCAATCCTAGGAGAGGCCATGAAATCTGAG AAGGGAGGACCTGGAGGCAAGCACCATACTGAAAG CCCACTGCTCAACGATAAAACCGACATCTTCGATTTCGGGGTGATCCTTCTTGAGATCGTGTCTGGAAAGCCAATCACATCCTTATATGAGGTTGAGATAATGAAAGAACTG ATGCTATGGGCAGTCGCCGACGAGGAtttggtgaggaggaggagctttGCCGACCAGGAGGTGAGCAAGGGATGCTCTGACGAGTCGCTGAGGACGATCATGCAGATCTGCCTGAGGTGCCTGGCCAAGGAGGCTGTGCAGCGGCCGTCCATCGAGGACGTCCTCTGGAACCTGCAGTTCGCTGCACAGGTGCAGGACGACTGGGAAGGAGATAACCGGAGCAGCGACGGTTCAatggtgtcgtcgtcgtcccggaTCACGAAATCCTCCAGATTCCAGAATGAGCAAACCAG GTCTGGGCGGGAAAAAGAATGTGAGGATTCGTCAGCTCGTGGATCAGTGTGGCTGCAGGCTGCAACAGAAGATGGAAATTTTGAGACAGGCAGGAGGCAAGCTGAAGATGAAAGATATTGA
- the LOC4334385 gene encoding probable inactive leucine-rich repeat receptor-like protein kinase At3g03770 isoform X2, whose amino-acid sequence MRASPMAGASHHLVVFLAALLALLPGSSQLQYSQTWTLFKIQQMLNHPPVLSHWRRTTDFCGGGGTAAPSAAVVCYGDTVTQLHIAGVRGAPPLPMNFSIGALVMALSRLPDLKVLTLSGLGLWGPLPDKIGRLAALEIVNMSGNYLYGGVPGGLSQLTGLQTLILDDNLLAGELPAWIGELPQLAVLSLRNNSLGGAVPASVGRMESLRSLVLASNNLTGNLPDMSGLTNLQVIDVGDNWLGPAFPALGRKVVTVVLSRNRFTGGLPGEITSFYLLERLDVSWNRFVGPFMPALLSLPAIRYLNVAGNRFTGVLSDKVACGDNLQFVDLSSNLLTGSEPACLRPDKKPATVVLVNANCLEATGGDASQHPSPFCQNQALAVGITHGGKVRKKLTHHAGFLAGIAMAALAAASAIAVVAVVAVRRKNKKGVMVRPPAMLGEDNSSSTSGYPSKMFADARYISQTVKLGALGIPPYRTFSLVELEAATDNFENSLLLGQDSFGEMYRGRLGNGTLVAIRSLKVKRNQSSLSFSRHIETISRLRHRNLVSALGHCFEYDLDDSTVTQLYLVFEYVQNGNLRSRISQGTEGRKLTWAQRISAAIGIANGIQFLHAGMMPGLFGNNLKINNILLDQNHVAKISSYNIPILGEAMKSEGGPGGKHHTESPLLNDKTDIFDFGVILLEIVSGKPITSLYEVEIMKELMLWAVADEDLVRRRSFADQEVSKGCSDESLRTIMQICLRCLAKEAVQRPSIEDVLWNLQFAAQVQDDWEGDNRSSDGSMVSSSSRITKSSRFQNEQTRSGREKECEDSSARGSVWLQAATEDGNFETGRRQAEDERY is encoded by the exons ATGAGAGCTTCTCCAATGGCGGGTGCAAGCCATCACCTGGTCGTCTTCTTGGCAGCGCTGCTCGCGTTGCTCCCGGGAAGCTCGCAGCTGCAGTACTCGCAGACATGGACGCTGTTCAAGATCCAGCAGATGCTGAACCACCCGCCGGTGCTGAGCCACTGGCGCCGGACCACCGacttctgcggcggcggcggcacggcggcgccgtcggcggccgTGGTGTGCTACGGCGACACGGTGACGCAGCTGCACATCGCCGGCgtccgcggcgcgccgccgctcccgatgAACTTCTCCATCGGCGCGCTCGTCATGGCGCTGTCGAGGCTCCCCGACCTCAAGGTGCTCACGCTGTCCGGGCTCGGGCTCTGGGGCCCCCTGCCGGACAAGatcggccgcctcgccgcgctggAGATCGTCAACATGAGCGGCAACTACCTCTACGGCGGCGTCCCCGGCGGGCTGTCCCAGCTCACCGGCCTCCAGACGCTGATCCTCGACGACAACctgctcgccggcgagctcccggcGTGGATCGGCGAGCTGCCGCAGCTGGCCGTGCTGAGCCTGCGGAACAACTCGCTGGGCGGCGCCGTGCCGGCGTCCGTGGGTCGCATGGAGTCGCTGAGGTCGCTGGTGCTCGCGTCGAACAACCTGACGGGGAACCTGCCGGACATGAGCGGCCTCACCAACCTCCAGGTGATCGACGTCGGCGACAACTGGCTCGGCCCGGCGTTCCCGGCGCTGGGGCGGAAGGTGGTCACGGTGGTGCTCAGCCGGAACAGGTTCACCGGCGGCCTCCCCGGCGAGATCACCTCCTTCTACCTGCTCGAGCGGCTCGACGTGTCGTGGAACCGCTTCGTCGGCCCGTTCATGCCGGCGCTGCTGTCCCTGCCGGCCATCCGCTACCTCAACGTCGCCGGCAACAGGTTCACCGGCGTGCTCTCCGACAAGGTTGCCTGCGGCGACAATCTCCAGTTCGTCGACCTGTCCTCCAACCTCCTCACCGGCAGCGAGCCGGCCTGCCTGAGGCCGGACAAGAagccggcgacggtggtgctCGTCAATGCCAATTGCCTcgaggccaccggcggcgacgcgtcGCAGCACCCGTCGCCGTTCTGCCAGAACCAAGCCTTGGCCGTGGGGATAACTCACGGCGGCAAGGTGAGGAAGAAGCTCACACATCACGCCGGCTTCCTCGCCGGCATTGCAATGGCggctctcgccgccgcgtcggccatcgccgtcgtcgccgtcgtcgccgtgaggaggaagaacaagaaAGGCGTAATGGTGAGGCCACCGGCGATGTTGGGAGAAGACAATTCTTCAAGCACGAGTGGCTACCCATCCAAGATGTTCGCCGATGCAC GCTACATATCACAGACAGTGAAGCTGGGAGCTCTGGGAATTCCACCATACAGAACATTTTCTTTGGTTGAGCTTGAAGCTGCCACTGACAACTTTGAGAACTCTTTGCTACTGGGGCAAGATTCTTTCGGCGAG ATGTACAGGGGGAGACTAGGCAATGGCACACTAGTGGCCATCAGGAGCCTGAAGGTTAAGAGGAATCAGTCTTCCCTAAGCTTCAGTCGCCACATTGAAACAATTTCTAGGCTCAGACACCGGAACTTGGTCAGCGCTCTCGGGCACTGCTTCGAGTATGATCTTGATGATTCTACTGTCACTCAGCTGTACCTCGTGTTCGAATACGTGCAAAACGGGAACCTACGGAGCAGGATTTCGC AAGGAACTGAAGGAAGGAAGCTTACATgggcacagagaatatcagctgcCATCGGCATCGCCAACGGCATTCAGTTCTTGCATGCTGGGATGATGCCTGGCCTGTTTGGAAACAATCTGAAGATCAACAACATTCTTCTCGATCAGAATCATGTCGCGAAGATCAGCAGCTACAATATCCCAATCCTAGGAGAGGCCATGAAATCTGAG GGAGGACCTGGAGGCAAGCACCATACTGAAAG CCCACTGCTCAACGATAAAACCGACATCTTCGATTTCGGGGTGATCCTTCTTGAGATCGTGTCTGGAAAGCCAATCACATCCTTATATGAGGTTGAGATAATGAAAGAACTG ATGCTATGGGCAGTCGCCGACGAGGAtttggtgaggaggaggagctttGCCGACCAGGAGGTGAGCAAGGGATGCTCTGACGAGTCGCTGAGGACGATCATGCAGATCTGCCTGAGGTGCCTGGCCAAGGAGGCTGTGCAGCGGCCGTCCATCGAGGACGTCCTCTGGAACCTGCAGTTCGCTGCACAGGTGCAGGACGACTGGGAAGGAGATAACCGGAGCAGCGACGGTTCAatggtgtcgtcgtcgtcccggaTCACGAAATCCTCCAGATTCCAGAATGAGCAAACCAG GTCTGGGCGGGAAAAAGAATGTGAGGATTCGTCAGCTCGTGGATCAGTGTGGCTGCAGGCTGCAACAGAAGATGGAAATTTTGAGACAGGCAGGAGGCAAGCTGAAGATGAAAGATATTGA
- the LOC4334386 gene encoding ubiquitin-conjugating enzyme E2 2 — protein MSTPARKRLMRDFKRLQQDPPAGISGAPHDNNIMLWNAVIFGPDDTPWDGGTFKLTLQFTEDYPNKPPVVRFVSRMFHPNIYADGSICLDILQNQWSPIYDVAAILTSIQSLLCDPNPNSPANSEAARLFSENKREYNRKVREIVEQSWTAD, from the exons AtgtcgacgccggcgaggaagcGGCTGATGCGGGACTTCAAGCGGCTGCAGCAGGACCCGCCCGCCGGAATCAGCGGCGCGCCGCACGACAACAACATCATGCTCTGGAACGCCGTCATATTCGG ACCGGATGACACGCCGTGGGATGGAG GCACGTTCAAGCTGACACTACAATTTACAGAAGATTATCCCAACAAACCACCAGTTGTTCGGTTTGTCTCAAGGATGTTTCACCCAAATA TTTATGCAGATGGAAGTATCTGCTTGGATATCCTACAAAATCAATGGAGCCCTATATATGATGTTGCTGCGATATTGACCTCTATCCAG TCCCTGCTCTGTGATCCAAACCCAAACTCCCCTGCAAACTCCGAAGCAGCCAGACTGTTCAGCGAGAACAAGCGCGAGTACAACCGCAAAGTCCGCGAGATTGTGGAGCAGAGCTGGACGGCCGACTAA
- the LOC136355697 gene encoding uncharacterized protein: MAKRAQSSSSGSQLIPYRRRTKRPTRERDWYNLTDGPAGLIAERVLAGDVADYMRFRAVCTAWRQCSADPREHNSLDSRFHPRRWFMLREWPERAAPHRRRFINAATGQCVAVDLPEIEGHRSFGPTAEGLLVLVDDRTLFVRVLNPFTRRLTELPSLATLLPRDRYLVGGDLSVCGAGLAGGDGCLIALYFSNTRKLAVAKPGDERWALVDHRVPRLASSLSFAGRFYCVSDDADAVMTVKTSENQPPRLVAAAELAIHYIIGGDDNESYYEMWKWKYEVYIVDLDARKTTLVHGLNGRALFVGLSRALSVCPKVFPSISADTIYQGFELDDKEETEAYHLTDATTEPSTFTRTDTLISIGR; this comes from the exons ATGGCGAAGCGAGCacagtcctcctcctccggatcCCAGCTCATCCCGTACCGGCGGCGGACCAAGCGGCCGACGAGGGAGAGGGACTGGTACAATCTCACGGACGGCCCGGCGGGGCTGATCGCcgagcgcgtcctcgccggcgacgtggcggaTTACATGCGTTTCCGCGCCGTTTGCACCGCTTGGCGGCAGTGCTCCGCCGACCCTCGCGAACACAACTCCTTGGACAGCCGCTTCCATCCAAGGCGATGGTTCATGCTCCGGGAGTGGCCAGAGCGCGCCGCCCCTCACCGCCGGCGGTTCATCAACGCCGCCACGGGGCAGTGCGTCGCCGTGGACCTCCCGGAGATCGAGGGCCACCGCTCGTTCGGCCCCACCGCCGAgggcctcctcgtcctcgtcgacgaCCGCACCCTGTTCGTCCGCGTGCTCAACCCCTTCACGCGTCGGCTCACGGAGCTCCCGTCGCTGGCCACGCTGCTACCACGGGACAGgtacctcgtcggcggcgatctATCGGTGTgcggcgccggcctcgccggTGGCGATGGCTGCTTGATCGCGCTCTACTTCTCCAACACCAGGAAGCTCGCCGTCGCCAAGCCCGGCGATGAGAGGTGGGCGCTGGTCGATCATCGTGTCCCTCGTCTCGCGTCATCGCTGTCATTCGCAGGCCGCTTCTACTGCGtctccgacgacgccgacgctgtCATGACGGTGAAAACCTCAGAAAACCAACCACCACGGCTGGTGGCGGCTGCCGAACTGGCAATCCA CTATATCATCGGCGGCGATGACAACGAGAGCTACTACGAGATGTGGAAATGGAAGTATGAAGTGTACATTGTTGATCTGGAtgcgaggaagacgacgcttGTCCATGGCCTCAACGGGCGAGCCTTGTTCGTTGGCTTGTCCCGTGCATTGTCAGTGTGCCCTAAGGTGTTCCCTTCTATCAGCGCCGACACCATCTACCAGGGCTTTGAATTGGATGATAAAGAGGAAACTGAAGCCTACCATCTCACAGATGCAACCACTGAACCCTCCACcttcactagaacggataccctcatctcaatcgggcggtaa